The proteins below are encoded in one region of Tamandua tetradactyla isolate mTamTet1 chromosome 9, mTamTet1.pri, whole genome shotgun sequence:
- the CCDC87 gene encoding coiled-coil domain-containing protein 87, which yields MPRQKREPELQHFYHRLLQPLSLFPRQAPPAQSQKRPPQEMRMLQILSRPRLTVASLCRQVAERLARCGLTAPVLPEDRLRLTEVILDELKCGWQEPPTEPNLSQRDNQKLRQRLEAHVLLSSEQLFLRYLHLLVTMSAPAGVFTEPATLTRLAANLARDCTLFLTGPDVYRCLLADFRAVLRVQAHRSVDQQYRGSPLEASKLCPIPWPHSTGFAHVPCSSLNLSYLVYLSRPPEFFSEPQLDPMKELKAIPQLKKRKSLHWLPSMPKKGEFDFIPSQTVSPPSDIEIPPSPATPPLYFPLSSQLQGHQSMPCLREGWKLADELGLSLTPTRPLTPLVLVAEGKPELPRDTQTEDLKQVVKIKLESICALSLDSGLPPLLGALTRRPAAEHRMKELQRTLKALQEEETSGQLDLQSPKALPLQPQPVTVTLKLRNQVVAQAAAVQVSDRNFFDSFHVEGAGVVYNHLAGELDSKLIEEMDAHCFVGSNIQEIYKELMSRVSTDHFRFDQGPLVEPAADKDWSTFLSSALLRQVKQYRIINPELADNHSQEANALQPNLERPPSLVTLYPSKSWDKRSNKFTWVNWWQASLSGGNYFKYLTSQETDFLHVIFQMYEEEAPVEIVAPVRASQEIPPPPPPLLEDEEPWDFVPGEWDCNVVLEHGLGVERLDLLGEPHRLLSLQKRLERLWSMLEVPDKDRLDMAIKYSSNARLGQLPSLVSAWERALQPIQLRERLLGKLEWFERHASDPNRFFQKTGIGLSRLLEENQIRSHLYRELSQVEASLVSLLEEIELIFEAPVTFKGRRYLDKMKYDKVEMLYWLQQRRRVHHVVRAQKPSQLSALSKRLSSRPLVAPGNTPITL from the coding sequence ATGCCGCGCCAGAAGCGGGAGCCCGAGCTGCAGCACTTTTACCACCGCTTGCTGCAGCCGTTGTCGCTCTTCCCCCGCCAGGCGCCGCCCGCACAGTCTCAGAAGCGACCCCCGCAGGAGATGCGGATGCTGCAGATCCTGTCGCGCCCCCGGCTGACAGTGGCGTCGCTGTGCCGCCAGGTAGCCGAGCGGCTGGCCCGCTGCGGCCTCACGGCCCCGGTGCTTCCCGAGGACCGGCTCCGCCTCACCGAGGTCATCCTGGACGAGCTGAAGTGCGGCTGGCAAGAGCCTCCCACCGAACCTAATCTGAGCCAGAGGGACAACCAGAAGCTGCGGCAGCGACTCGAGGCCCACGTGCTGCTCAGCAGCGAGCAGCTCTTCCTACGCTACCTGCACCTGCTGGTGACCATGTCTGCCCCTGCAGGCGTCTTCACCGAGCCAGCCACCCTCACACGCTTGGCCGCCAACCTCGCCAGGGACTGCACGCTCTTCCTTACCGGCCCCGACGTTTACCGTTGCCTGCTCGCTGACTTCCGGGCTGTGCTGAGGGTACAGGCCCACCGCTCCGTGGACCAGCAATACCGAGGCAGCCCCCTGGAGGCTTCCAAACTCTGCCCTATCCCCTGGCCTCACAGCACCGGCTTTGCTCACGTGCCATGCTCCAGCCTCAACCTGAGCTACCTGGTCTATCTCAGCCGCCCGCCAGAGTTTTTCAGCGAGCCGCAACTGGATCCCATGAAGGAATTGAAGGCCATCCCCCAGCTGAAGAAGAGAAAGTCTCTCCACTGGCTGCCCTCCATGCCAAAGAAGGGAGAGTTCGACTTCATTCCCTCACAGACTGTGTCACCACCCAGTGACATTGAGATTCCCCCCAGTCCGGCTACACCCCCTCTTTACTTCCCCCTCTCCTCTCAGCTCCAGGGCCACCAGTCCATGCCTTGTCTGCGAGAAGGATGGAAGCTGGCAGATGAGTTGGGCCTTTCTCTGACCCCAACTCGCCCCTTAACCCCACTGGTCCTGGTTGCAGAGGGCAAGCCGGAGCTGCCAAGGGACACCCAGACTGAGGATCTGAAGCAGGTGGTAAAAATCAAATTGGAGAGTATTTGTGCCCTATCACTGGACTCAGGGCTGCCCCCACTCCTGGGGGCCCTCACCCGCCGCCCGGCTGCAGAGCACCGCATGAAAGAGCTGCAGAGGACATTGAAGGCCCTCCAGGAGGAAGAAACCTCTGGCCAGTTGGACCTCCAGTCTCCCAAAGCCCTGCCACTTCAACCCCAGCCAGTGACTGTGACTCTAAAGCTAAGAAATCAAGTCGTGGCCCAGGCAGCTGCTGTGCAGGTCTCCGATAGAAACTTTTTTGATTCCTTCCACGTAGAGGGGGCTGGAGTCGTGTACAACCACCTGGCTGGTGAATTGGACTCCAAACTCATCGAGGAAATGGATGCCCATTGTTTTGTGGGCAGTAACATCCAGGAGATCTACAAGGAGTTGATGAGCCGGGTCTCTACTGACCACTTCCGTTTTGACCAGGGACCCCTGGTTGAGCCTGCAGCAGATAAAGACTGGTCTACCTTCCTGTCCTCAGCCCTCCTACGTCAAGTAAAACAATACCGCATCATCAACCCTGAACTGGCTGATAATCATTCCCAGGAAGCAAACGCTTTGCAGCCCAACTTAGAGAGGCCGCCCTCCCTGGTAACGCTCTACCCAAGCAAAAGCTGGGATAAGCGGTCGAACAAGTTCACATGGGTGAACTGGTGGCAAGCCAGCTTGTCTGGAGGTAACTACTTCAAGTACCTCACCAGCCAGGAAACGGATTTTCTCCACGTCATCTTCCAAATGTACGAAGAGGAGGCTCCCGTGGAAATAGTGGCCCCTGTCAGAGCATCCCAGGAgattcctcctccccctcctcccttgtTAGAAGATGAAGAGCCCTGGGACTTTGTGCCGGGAGAGTGGGATTGCAACGTGGTGCTGGAGCACGGGCTGGGGGTTGAGAGGCTGGACCTCCTGGGAGAACCCCACAGACTCCTGAGCCTGCAGAAGCGCCTGGAACGGCTGTGGTCCATGCTTGAGGTCCCCGACAAGGACCGGTTGGACATGGCCATCAAGTACAGCTCCAATGCCCGTCTAGGGCAGCTGCCTTCATTGGTGAGTGCCTGGGAGCGTGCCCTGCAGCCCATTCAACTGCGGGAGAGATTGCTGGGGAAACTCGAGTGGTTTGAGCGACATGCCTCCGACCCCAATCGCTTCTTCCAAAAGACTGGCATAGGCCTGAGTCGCCTCCTGGAGGAGAATCAGATCCGCAGCCATCTGTACAGGGAGCTCAGTCAAGTGGAGGCTTCTTTGGTTTCCCTCCTGGAGGAGATTGAGTTAATCTTTGAAGCTCCAGTGACCTTCAAGGGGCGGCGCTATCTGGACAAAATGAAGTATGACAAAGTTGAGATGCTGTACTGGCTGCAGCAGCGGCGGCGGGTTCACCACGTGGTCCGGGCCCAGAAGCCCTCCCAGCTGTCAGCCCTCTCCAAAAGGCTCAGCAGCCGGCCTTTAGTAGCTCCTGGAAACACTCCCATTACCCTTTGA